GCTGAAGGACAAGGTAACATCATGACTCAATTTGGATGATTGATCTTCTTCTTCAATTAGTGCAGAAGGTAGCGACGCTGCTAAGATCTTTGTCGCGACTTTGGAGGAAAGTACTCTTCAAATAAATTCTCAACATCGCGATTCTCATAATTGCCTCAACTTTTAGAATAACTTTGGGCATAAAGTCACAAATTTTATCTGTCTATATAGGTTGGGACTTCATTATTAGTTTAACTCACTATCCTTGCATTAGGACCTTTCACCTAGAAGATGAGCATGTAGAAATAAAATATtgaacttaaataataaaaactactacGAATGCAAGAAATGTTCTAAATAGTAAGATAAGATGTAAAAATCCTAGATTTGGATAATTACTTGCTAATCAAAAATGGattccaacaaaaataaaatttaagtagaAACGAAACTAAaacttaattgaattaataaaTCCAAACCAATGTCTACCATTGAAATGTTTTCAATCTTTACCCCATAGTGGCGGTGGCAGAGATTGGACTTAATCCTCCTCGCTGTTCGTCTAATCTTTGTACTTAAAAAAGGCATTGAACTTCGTTATTATCTACACTAAAAACACGGATAAGCCTATAGTTTTTATTAAGCTAGCATTGTCTGGGAAGTGGCAATGGATTAAAGACATTATAGGGCGCAGGTCATTACTATTATTCGTTTTGTTTCCCATATTTTACCAGCATGTGCATCAATAGTTATAAGCAATCATATATGGCTATCCCTCTCTGTTACCAGGGTCCATGTCTCATGTCTGTATCTGGAATCAAGCATTAATCATACACATAGATATAGGGGTATGGCTCCCTCAGGCCTTCAATTCATCCAATTAAAAGTAAAAACTGTATATATTTACTTGCTCAGCAGATATGCTGAGAAAACACTCAAAACGAACATGAAATGAAGAAAACAGTTCTAAAAAATAATGAACCGCAAATAATCAGAATACTACAACAGACAAAATTTCCTATGAGAAACCATATTTTCTCTAACGACACGTTTGATTTTAACTAAAATACTAGGCAGGCAGCGACTAAAAGATGCCCCAAAGTTTCTAAAATTCACGCTCGGGAGACCATAAATCAGTGTGTTTTATGGCTTCTAGGAAGTCCAAATCAACATCAGGCCTCAAATATTCCATGGTGTGGTCTAAATCAAAGCCTGTTTCATCTTGGTTCCCACTCTCCTGCAGTCCACCTCCCAATCCGTACTTGTCATTTCTAATTAAGGCAAAAGGCTTCACATCAGCTATGGCTTCTCCTGACCAACTATGCACACTCTCCAATTTGTTAGCGGACCAGTTAAAGCCACCACCAACAGATGTGGGAGTATTTAGTTGTTGCTGGCAGCTCGAATCTGGGGGCACATAGCGCTTGAGATCATAAACATCATCAAAACAGTTGTAGTTATAGAAATCATTAAACCCCCCAGGTTCAACATCCACTTCGTCCCTTGATATACTCCCTTCTGCTTTCATTTCACTTATAGGCTTACGATAAATATCTGAATCCGTAAGCTCAGTCTTCAAGTTATCATCTTCACTATACCCCTTACCGGATTCAATACTTCCAGCAAGCTCACCTTCCCAGTTTTCCCTTGTTACTGGCGTCTCAACTTTAACATCCTTAAACGGATCCAACTCAAATATTGCAATGCCAGCATCTTGGTCTTCATTATCCAGGTAATTGTATCTAAAATTGAAGTCACTTTCTGATTCTGTTCCTCTTCTCTCCAAGGTTGTCTGCGTGTTATAATAATCAGAATCCATACAACTGTTCCTTAATTGGCATTCCTCATCTTTAAGCTCATTGATACCATTAGAGTTGTGGATTCTAAGCTCTTTGCATCCTGTTGATTCACTGGCTCTGGCATCTGTTGCAGTGTCCTCTGCTTCCTCCTCCGTACAAACTTGAGAATAATCATGTTTGCCTGTCGAATTAATCTCTAGGAGTACCTTAGATTCTTCAACAGGCTCTACTGCAGGGGTCTCATAATTAGCTCTTTTATCATCCAAAGTTGACGTTGAAGTAGATTCGATTGAACCTATCTCAGTAGTGGAGTTATCTACCGGTTCCTTGGAATGATGATCAGGGAAATTGAGACGAGCATAAGAACCGTACATAGCCGTTGCTGCCTCATCATAAGCAAGAGCTGCATCAATGGCATTAGAGAAGGTTCCAAGCCAAAGCCTGTTGTTTCCTTTACTTGCTAGACGATTTCTGTTGATGGGTTGTCGGATTTCAGCTACCCACTTCCCCCATATCCTTTGTCTTACACCTCTGTACTTGCATCTGGAGTTCTCGGGGCCTCCTTTCCCTTGCATACACCCCTTTTTGGAACCTTTGGCAGGAAGCTTAGAAACCTTTTTGAGGCCATCTTCTTCACCCAAGCCAAGTTGGTTGTTGTTGTTGTACTTCTTCCACTTCTCAATAGTGTCCTCTACTGATTCACGTCCACTCATCCTTGTGCGTGGTTTCTTATTACTAGCAATAAAACCATCCTCCGTATCACAAGAACTGCGCTTTATTTTCATAGGTACCTGATtcaacaaaaaaaagagaaaaaaaacctgACAGAGAGGAAAtcgaagtatgtatatatatatagctagtGACGTAAATATGTAATGAAAGGAAACAGAATAAATTAGGAGCAGAAAAAGGAGAAAGGGAACACTGGGTCAGGAATGATCTCAGAGGCTTTGACGAAGTAAGGGTTTAACTTTGTCTTTGGGTTTTGTGTGGTGTATTGTATTATGGAAAGCAGTGGAAATCTTGACGTTGTAATCTATTTTTGGTGAGGGTTAGCTAAGGATTCCTTGGGATCGAAGGAAAACACaacatttgatattttttatttgactTATTTGTGCATTCCCAAAATGGATAAAAAGGGGACGCGGCATCTTTTGTATGGATCATAAGATAGGTATATAAGTCGTGGCTAAACCCCGACAAACGTAGCTCAGTTCCCATCCCATCCCATCCTTACCTTTTCTTGGCGTGGAAGACTTGTCTTTTACTAGTACTTTTCAGCGTGCACATTGCGGCCGCTGCTGCTTTTTCCATgttgtatcatatttaatatacAAAATAGTACGGGAAACTCTAGAAAAGAAAAGTTAATACAAGCTTAGAAAAAGCTTTCAAAAAGGACAGTTTTTAGAggttattttatatgaaaatggtgaattttttttttaaattaggttattttttaaaaaaatatttaaggagAATTTCATGCAagacatatattttttttaaattaggttATATGAAAATGTAAGGTGCGTTTTCCTTTAATGGTACTAAAATCCAACAATCATAAAAATTCATACATAAACCCCTAAATTCATTCTTTTCACCAAAATACTCAATACTCATTCTTTCTTCCTAAATTCTTAATCTTCAATTTTCAATCcccaatttctaattttatattttcaatatccaaattttaattttcaatttcaaacttTCAATCCtcaaatattgttttaaatattttttttgcattttattctctttgattttattcttttcttataaaattttaaaagacaaaTCAATTTATTCCTTTTGATGACAAGTATATCTCTCATGttcaattacaaatggtaagtaagtttatttaaatagttaattattaagctgtttagattattaatttttatgtttatatacttagCCCGAATATTAAATTTTAGAGACGTACATAAACAATTTAAGCAAAGAAGCACCGAAGGTCATTCATGGACACTTGTGAGATGCAGGCTTTTTATACGCTACTCGCATGCTTatggggactaaattggatccccCACTCATAATAACCACACAACACGCACACTCATTCCCTGTATCATCACCTTCAATCATGGTTTATTTTACATAACCACCACAACATGCACAATCATTCCATACATCAACACATGCAGCACCAATTTATTTTAAACAATCACCAAAACAAGCCCCACCATTCCCTGCATCAACACCTTCTCTAAGGATATATTATGCACGACCGATACCCACCGTGCCATATTACATACCAGTCCCGCCAACAACACTGACACATTCGATATCACCTTTAGTTCCCACATTCTATTTGCAATCGAGTTAGGTGACACCATATAATGGCTCTCGATAGTGTCGTAAATACCTCAGCATCGTTGTTCTACCAAGATGGGTCGTCCTCGCAACCGTTGACTCAACCCATCCACGATGAGTGGCTAGGACACGATCGGGTTCAACCACAGAGGAAGGAGACGAAGTCAGAGATTGAGATGTGCACGTCAAGGTGAGGCCGAAGTTGACGAGCAATCGCCAAACGCAATAGTGTGACATAATCTTAGGCGTGCTCGATCCCACCCGATTGTGGCACACATTCAAGATGCCCATGATTGcgttattttgtaattttttatatattttgttttacaTTCAAAAGGTACACTTATTTATGATGtacaaaacaattttattaaattgttttgGTTTGTATGCAATCAAGTTAATTAacaattcaagtttatcatactattttttttattttgctttggaaaaattctaaaatatatatggtttcaaatttatgtgctttaacatagaattagttatatTGGCACAAGATTTTAACTTGGCAtgtttaatttaactcaaaaactTCCACtcgactcaaatttcatttcacttgactcgattcgagaaaatttcaagtCGAGTTAGAATGATAAATTAGGACACGTGTGATTTCTACATTTTCCTCGATCAAGTTTATCCCGAAAATTCTAGGTTGTAGGGGCTTAAAAGCAATCTAGTTTTGTGGTTGAAATAGCCATAGAGAAAATGCTCCCTACATGGGACGCTTTCGTCTAACATGGCAATGAAAACATTTCCTATAGGATGTGTTTTCAAGCCACATGTTTGACATGTCAGAGGAAAACACCCCTTATAGGGAACATTTCCTTTCTAGCCATTTCAACCACCTTGATTTGATTGCTTCTGAGCCTGCAATCGGGATTCccagaataattttttttgcCTTTATATCCCACCTTATCCCTTATATAAACACCCTTCTTCTTCCCCCTACTCACCACATCTCAATCtcctctaaattaattttttcttcattttgtgttgaaattttaaggtttaaagatttatttctctCTCGCTTTGAGGGAGACGTAGTCATAGTTTTAAGTTGTGATTGAATTCACAGTGATGTCATGGAGCTCAATAACCTACAAATTTCATCTGCCATGTGAATATGACGTCATCACCTTATCCCTTATCCCTTATCCCTTATAGGGAACATTTCCTTTCTAGCCATTTCAACCACCTTGATTTGATTGCTTCTGAGCCTTACAATCGGGAttcccaaaataattttttttgcctTTATACCCCACCTTATCTCTTATATAAACACCCTTCTTCTTCCCCCTACTCACCACATCTCAATCtcctctaaattaattttttcttctttttgtgtgttgaaattttaaggtttaaagatttatttctaTCTCGCTTTGAGGGAGACGTAGTCATAGTTTTAAGTTGTGATTGAATTCATAGTGATGTCATGGAGCTCAATAACCTACAAATTTCATctgccatgtgaatatggcatcATCACCTCAGAAACCAAGATCGCTTTGCAACTCGAGGTCTAATATATATAACAGTTTACCAAAACTTTTAAGGATTTATCAAAATATCTAAGAATTTACCAAAATTTCTATTGTTTTACCAATATATCTAATAGTTTATCAAATTTTCTAAAGATTTACCAAAATTTCTATCCTTTTGCCAATACTTTTGAGACTTTACCAAATTTTCTAAATCTTATACCAAGTCTTAACAATGatcaaaatttctataattttaccaaaatatctaaCAATTTACCAATATATTTAACGATTCTAAGAACTTACAAATATATCTAACAAGTTGCCAAAATTTCTATCTTTTTATCAATATTTATGAGACTTTACCAATATTCCCAAATTTTCTAAACAGTAGACCAAGTCCTAACAATTACCAAAATTCCTATGAGTTTACCAAAATATCTAACAATTTACcaaattttctatcaattttatcaatatttatgAGACTTTACCACTATTTCTAAAGATTTACCAAAATATCTAACGATTTACCggtatatttaataaattacaatttttttaaagttttaccaAAACATCTAACaatttaccaaaatatctaaCGTTTACCAATATTTATGAGACCCAAAATTTCTAACATTTTACCAatatttccaaattttttagACCCTATATCAAGTTTTAATCATTACCAAAATTTCtataaatttaccaaaatatctaTGGATTTTACAATATATCGAACTATTTCCCAATATTTCTAAAGATTTACCAATATATCTAGCGACCAAAATTTCTACTAATTTACCAATATTTATGagattttaccaaaaattttaagattttatgaATACTTCCAAAATTTCTAATTCTATACCAAGTCTTAAGAATTAACAGAATTTTCTGACTGTACCAAAATTTCTAACAATTTACCAAAACTTCTATGAGTTTACCAATATTTCTAATAACTTTACCAAAATTTATGTGAATTTACCAATATTTCTATCAATTTACCAAAACTTCTATGAGTTTACCAATATTTCTAATAACTTTACCAAAATTAAAGTGAATTTACCAATATTTCTATCAATTTACCAATTTTTATATGgatattttaccaaaataattaacattttgAATTTACCAAGACTTTACCaatatttctatcaatttaattgatttattaaatatctaaaattttaccaaaatatctaGTATATTACAAAGCTCTTAAAATTAAAGCCAAAACTCTTTTTTAACAGTAACCTACAAGCTTCCTAAACAGTGCGTGTAGATATTAGTCTGGGTTTAAAGAAGAAAGTAGTAATTTCTCGTCCGGTGGGCGTTAGTACGTGGAAATATCTACCTTTCTAGCAAAATGGGCTGTCTTGTCTTGACAATGATGTCATCAGATAACGTCCTTGTGTGTGAAATCCTAACAGTACTTTTTCATATAATGTATCTTATCCACTTATGAGGGAGTACTTGTCAATAAATTCCATTGAATTGTTAGATATGCCATGCGTGATCATAAGCTGGATAATTTTTACCTACACTGCATGAAGAGAATGCCTACTAAATGACATTTCATTTCTCTGTTCAATTCACCAACTATATACCATACAGTTGTGCTGCCTGAAAGAAAGTTGAAGTAGCCAAAATGCACAAGAAACCATCAACTCATGCACAATCATCCAAAAAACACCCAACATCAAGAATTTTGTCTTCAAAGACTCAGCAAGGCAACCAACAAGATAAGGGATTAAACATGCAGAGAGTTCTTTTCTATTAGGATTTTTTTCCTCAATCAATGGCCTCCAAAGTAAAATATTACATGCAAAATACAAAGCATAAACCACTTCTGCATAAAAGAAATGAGATGGTATACACCAATATATTAGCCACAAGCTTTCTCCAAATTCCTGAAGGTCTATGATTTTAGAAGTTGGATTTGGATTTCAAAAATAAGTGTAAATTTAGTAAACTATTTAGAAATGTACCCTTCATGATCATTTTGCAAATCCATGGATTTGTTAGAAGCCTATTTAGTAATGAATTTAAAATgcttaaaatatatttgaatttgacaaatccatatttttatacttttttctaatataattagattgaatctcaacTAGTTTGACTataatatatgcatttcattcttaccattttcataataattgaaatccaaatccaaatgaTCAAACGGAGCATAATGATTACATTCTACACAATGTTTTGATACCTAAAGCCTAGTTtgaataattattaaaagaaaaagctGATAACAACCTTGACTTGCAACTTAAAACATTATATAAATTATGCATTTCTGTGACATATGAAGAACATAGCATGCATGTGAATCGTAATGCCTCAGAAATAACACAAAATTCTGCATTTGCAAACTGATTTCAGGTGAGAGATATCAAACCCTTTGAAAAGCACATGTCATTCAGCTCCAGAATATTGTCTAGTCCACTCCTTTATCAAATCCAGGAAGCTTTAGTGAATACAAGGCAACTCAACCTAAGCGTTCAGTATTTTACATCTAAATGTTAAGAATCTTCATCATGCACTCGTTATATtagctttaaaaataaaatctataaaGCCATAACACAAATTCCCATAGTGATTCAAGAGACAAACAAAAGAATCACTAAAAGAGGAAGGCATTAATTGTACCACAAATCATTATGCATTCACAACAATAGCAGGAATCAAAATGCTAAAAGCAAGGTGAACCTTCATGGAAAATAACAACACCATTTTTGAACATTTAATGGAGAAACAAACTCTACTCTGCTACCCTCAGTACTAAGTTCACTTCAAAGATAACCAAAAGACAAGGTTCAATTGGCAACAACTAGTCATGCAAGTAAAAATTAGTCTAGTTTTTAGCCCAAATAACAAATGATACAATAACATTAAGggaaaactaaatgaaatcaaatataagaAATTACCTGGCAGGAtattgaaaagaaaacaaaaggaaGCAATTATTCCAATCCAGCAGACCTAGCAACTTTGTATCTTAGCTTTCTATTGTGATTCTCCTGTCAACAATTAATTTTTAGAACATAACTTGAAAAGCATAAAGAAATCAACTTTAATCACACTGATCATAGAGAAAACAATGAGTAATAAGCTCACCTGTTCAACCACCTTAGCTGAGCTAGCTTCAACGAGCCTGGCCAAGCTTTCGATTTTACAAAGCATTTTCTCATACAAATCCTCTAATCCTGCCGTATAATTAACGGCTTCCGGTCCAATCAACTGATTCAATCTCCCGATTTGCATTCCCTCAGCGCACATATCCAACTCCGATTGATCCTTTGCTATTCGCTTCATTCCAATTAAATTTTCCTCATTTCTACATTCGTTGATCGCCGATGAGCTTCTTAACTCGCAGTTCAAGAAGGGAAGCGCAGAGGTGGGGCTAAACGCCCCGTAATGTCCTCTAAACGCAGGTCCAATGTTGACTATATCGATCGACAGGGGATTAAAACAGAGGTTCGATGATTGGAATTGGAACGCCCGATATTGGCAGGTTTGGATGAATTGGTCTTGTAGAGGAGTGGTgaagaggaggaaaattgaaggagCGAAAAGGGATTCAGAGCTAGCGTTTTGGACTGGGAGATAGAGTTGGGGGTTAGAGGGGAGGGAACGAGTGACTGAGGATTCTCGCATGGAAGGGCGGAGGGGAGTTTTCCGGCGAAAGGAGAACCAGCCGATGAGGGGTTTCTGATTAAGGTTAGTAAGGGTGAGGCGGGAGGAGTCGACTCGGCCGAGTGAGTCATAGAAGGAGAGAAGGGAAGGGAAGGAGAGGAAGCTGGAGATAGTAGCGACGAGTTGTGAATCCGGGGTAGATTGGACGGAATCGTCGGAGAGGGTAGAAAGGGCTATGCAAGTGACGTGGCCGAAAAGGAGGCCGTCTAAGTCGGCAGGGGAAGATGATAGGCGTTGGATCATTGAGGCCAGCGTTGGCCCAGAAATTGCTATTTTCTGCAATACCAGATCGCCCATGACGTGAGAGAGCTCAGAGAAACAGAGAGTTATGGCTATGGGGTGACTGAGATGCGATGAAGAGAGAAAGGGCATTTGCGTGTAACAGGGTCTTGCATTCCCTTACGACTGAAAATTTGGGTTAAAAACTGAAAGTCCAGTGGGTTCTAACATTGCCAGAAAACAGTTCTCTTTCTTACAGGGCTTTGTGTGTCTTCATTCATCCGGATCATTAATGTACATGTTAAAACCTGGCAAttggaataaggaaataaagtgtcATACTCATTAGGCAAAACAACATTATTCTCCTGATACAAAAAGAATAGATATGTTTTACATTTACAAAAAAACCACACATAACAACAAACAATAATAAGAATGAAAGAATACCCCCTCTTTCCCTTTCTCctataatcatatatattatatttgcacCCTAAAATGCTGTAAACGAATAAAGAAAATCTATTCAATTGTTGCTGCAAATTTAGCACCATCATCGCCACGACATGCTGCAGGTGAGAAATCAACGCAATGCAGAGCTAGTTTCAATGTGTTAAGCAACTCATCATTTATGGTTGGCGTATCTCTCATGAGCTCCAAATCAAAGACTTCATTAGTCCATTCCTCTTTTACAATGGATGCCACCCACTAATCGGCTCACCCCTATAAAAAGCTCCAGTATGATGACTCGAAGATTTTTGAATTTAGAGAAATTAATTTATAGTATTGATTAAATCGCAATAGCTTgagataaaaatgtaaaaattagaTTGATGAGAGGCTAGAAATGCAATTTAATCAAAAGAATGTTATGAAgggtggatgaaattgaaattgaaattgattgtGGGTATGATAGATATTAGTTGGTTGATGgagctttatttttttcttttatcaactTCTGAAAACTCAAAAAGATCCATTAAGATGCGATAATATCTTGCAGCGATATTTGCAGCAACTAATAGGAGGGATTATATAATCTTTTTTCTGGCATTACAAAAGAGGTAAACTCATATAAAAAAGACATAAAATCAAATCTTGCACGAAGAGATTTGGTTGAAACATAACtagaaatagaataaataaataaacaatatgaTTTCTGTGTATTAGTTGTGCCAATAAAATGGAATTACAACTTCGTGTCATGGAGTCTCAATGGATTCACCAGTGTAAGTTATCTAATAAACCATATCCATATACATTTCACCAATGTTAATATAAATGCTACCCAGAAAATGAAGGGAAAAAGGAACCAAACGGGGAATTTATtgtctaaaaatgaaaattgaatcaattaCAAATGAAGTGATGTTGTATTACCCTCGCTAAGGAGATTGAGAAAGAGCGATCCTTGGATAAGGTTTAGATACGAGTGGCAGAAACAGCAGGAACAGCGGCAGCGGCGGCATTGGAGGCAGCACCACCAAGGAAGGACAAGAAGCCAGTGTTAGCGGGTTCTTGCTCGTCCAAGAACAGATCTTCAGGGGCCCTAAAGGCACCGTGAGCACAAACGAGACCGAACCCAACCATAATAGCGGAAATGAGAAGCGATCCAACGGAGGTGAGGAAGATGACGAAGACGCTTAAGATGATGAGGATTCCAAGGGTCTCGCGATCAGAGAAGGTGCGGCCAAAGATGACTAGAGGCTGGTCGGCGGGGCGGAAGAGGTACATGAAGACCCAAGAGAAGAGAAGGCCTAGAAGGAGGAGAAGGGAAAAGGGGTGGGAAAGAAGCGAAAATGCAAGAGTGAAACCAATAACCATCAGATAATTAATTCGAAAGTAGGAGTAATTTTTGCGAATACGAAGAGTGGCTTCGGAGAAAGACTCAGGCCTGGAGAAGGCAGAGCGATCAGTTAGTTCAGGCCAGGGACGGCGTTGGGAGATGCCATTGCGAAAGGAATCATTAAGACGAGAGAG
This window of the Gossypium hirsutum isolate 1008001.06 chromosome A09, Gossypium_hirsutum_v2.1, whole genome shotgun sequence genome carries:
- the LOC107937071 gene encoding PRA1 family protein B4, encoding MSSTGPPVLPISTVQSTESQPPISVSAFRAFLSRLNDSFRNGISQRRPWPELTDRSAFSRPESFSEATLRIRKNYSYFRINYLMVIGFTLAFSLLSHPFSLLLLLGLLFSWVFMYLFRPADQPLVIFGRTFSDRETLGILIILSVFVIFLTSVGSLLISAIMVGFGLVCAHGAFRAPEDLFLDEQEPANTGFLSFLGGAASNAAAAAVPAVSATRI
- the LOC107937069 gene encoding uncharacterized protein, which encodes MPFLSSSHLSHPIAITLCFSELSHVMGDLVLQKIAISGPTLASMIQRLSSSPADLDGLLFGHVTCIALSTLSDDSVQSTPDSQLVATISSFLSFPSLLSFYDSLGRVDSSRLTLTNLNQKPLIGWFSFRRKTPLRPSMRESSVTRSLPSNPQLYLPVQNASSESLFAPSIFLLFTTPLQDQFIQTCQYRAFQFQSSNLCFNPLSIDIVNIGPAFRGHYGAFSPTSALPFLNCELRSSSAINECRNEENLIGMKRIAKDQSELDMCAEGMQIGRLNQLIGPEAVNYTAGLEDLYEKMLCKIESLARLVEASSAKVVEQENHNRKLRYKVARSAGLE
- the LOC107937070 gene encoding dehydration-responsive element-binding protein 2A, whose product is MKIKRSSCDTEDGFIASNKKPRTRMSGRESVEDTIEKWKKYNNNNQLGLGEEDGLKKVSKLPAKGSKKGCMQGKGGPENSRCKYRGVRQRIWGKWVAEIRQPINRNRLASKGNNRLWLGTFSNAIDAALAYDEAATAMYGSYARLNFPDHHSKEPVDNSTTEIGSIESTSTSTLDDKRANYETPAVEPVEESKVLLEINSTGKHDYSQVCTEEEAEDTATDARASESTGCKELRIHNSNGINELKDEECQLRNSCMDSDYYNTQTTLERRGTESESDFNFRYNYLDNEDQDAGIAIFELDPFKDVKVETPVTRENWEGELAGSIESGKGYSEDDNLKTELTDSDIYRKPISEMKAEGSISRDEVDVEPGGFNDFYNYNCFDDVYDLKRYVPPDSSCQQQLNTPTSVGGGFNWSANKLESVHSWSGEAIADVKPFALIRNDKYGLGGGLQESGNQDETGFDLDHTMEYLRPDVDLDFLEAIKHTDLWSPEREF